One Methanoculleus sp. 7T genomic window carries:
- a CDS encoding DUF5611 family protein, with the protein MQEYQIKRGYTKQLAESMVQGLRDLFETEPVVSADGHYTITYGALQRLEVWSGEKGKTLFVDTEADMNAGDETIIDTNRRFRNYLQQVTGYTAKERAKKAQQAAKASE; encoded by the coding sequence ATGCAGGAATACCAGATCAAGCGCGGATACACGAAACAACTCGCAGAATCTATGGTACAGGGTCTCCGCGACCTGTTTGAGACCGAGCCAGTGGTGTCGGCGGACGGTCACTACACCATCACGTACGGAGCGCTCCAGCGGCTCGAGGTCTGGTCCGGTGAGAAAGGCAAGACACTGTTCGTCGATACCGAGGCTGACATGAACGCCGGCGACGAGACAATCATCGACACCAACCGCCGGTTCCGGAACTACCTCCAGCAGGTGACCGGGTATACGGCCAAAGAGCGGGCGAAGAAAGCGCAACAGGCCGCGAAGGCAAGCGAATAA
- the leuS gene encoding leucine--tRNA ligase, whose amino-acid sequence MRSNERECIARWEHAFEADPAEKEKYYLTVAYPYPSGAMHVGHGRTYIVPDVLARYQRMRGRQVLFPMAFHVTGTPVIGISKRIANGDRQTIGLYRDLYRVPQDILDRFINPMEIVRYFSEEYKRVMQKSGLSIDWRRRFITVDPQYSKFIEWQYGHLHEDEHVVKGAHPVKYCPQCENPVGDHDLLEGDKAEIIKFTLVVFRWGDAKISCATLRPETVYGVTNLWVNPTVTYVRATIDGEEWIVSSEAAAKLNLQDHEVLVTEKIPGTALIDQTVSHPLSGEIPILPATFVDPDMGTGIVMSVPAHAPFDYIALRDLQQQGKYTSIRPVPLISVEGYGEIPAKDAVERAGIRDQNDPAMEALTQEIYSAEFSRGKVFDKYGGKPVREARDDVAALMMERYGSIPMYDFDNRQVICRCGGRVFVKILHDQWFLEYSDPCWKEQVKTQLEQMALVPPEVRAEFDRTVDWLKDWACTRRVGLGTKLPWDPTWIIEPLSDSTIYMAYYTIAHHLKAIPPEKLTPAVFDYIFFGEGSPETIDKETLDRIRNEFLYWYPYDYRFSAKDLISNHLTFQLFHHRAVFPPELQPKGMVVFGMGLLNGAKMSSSKGNVFLLEDALEEFGADTVRMFLVGSAEPWQDFDWRNELVASTKKQIERFWNTIGEAKQAEGTTPIDAWLASRLQHRIESTTAALDSFQTRQALQEAFFGIEADLKWYRRRLPEGLSGGAVLQDLCRTWVRLLAPFIPFTCEALWSDLGESNMVSFAPWPEVDEARINPEVELAEELLERTVEDIESILKLIPMEPKSISLFVAPAWKHEAFRIIAASADKTRVVREIMQNEEMRKRGREATDAAKQITKLVLKLPPELVAQLQASSLDEQAVLEGARSFLEHEFGVPVTIQNAEASRHPKASGALPFKPAIVIE is encoded by the coding sequence ATGCGAAGTAATGAACGAGAATGTATCGCCAGATGGGAGCATGCGTTCGAGGCGGACCCGGCGGAGAAGGAGAAGTACTACCTGACCGTGGCATATCCGTATCCGAGCGGTGCGATGCACGTCGGACACGGGCGGACCTACATCGTCCCCGACGTCCTCGCCCGCTACCAGCGGATGAGGGGGAGACAGGTCCTCTTCCCGATGGCGTTCCACGTCACCGGCACCCCGGTCATCGGGATATCGAAGCGGATAGCAAACGGGGATAGGCAGACGATCGGGCTGTATCGCGACCTCTACAGGGTGCCGCAGGACATCCTCGACCGGTTCATCAACCCGATGGAGATCGTCCGCTACTTCTCGGAGGAGTACAAGCGGGTGATGCAGAAATCCGGGCTCTCCATCGACTGGCGGCGCCGGTTCATCACCGTCGACCCCCAGTACAGCAAGTTCATCGAGTGGCAGTACGGGCATCTGCACGAGGACGAGCATGTCGTCAAGGGGGCTCACCCGGTCAAGTACTGTCCCCAGTGCGAGAACCCTGTCGGCGACCACGACCTCCTCGAAGGCGACAAGGCCGAGATCATCAAGTTCACCCTCGTAGTCTTCCGGTGGGGCGATGCCAAGATATCGTGCGCAACGCTCCGGCCCGAGACGGTCTACGGCGTGACGAACCTCTGGGTGAACCCGACCGTCACCTACGTGCGGGCAACTATCGACGGTGAGGAGTGGATCGTAAGCTCGGAGGCGGCGGCGAAACTCAACCTCCAGGACCACGAGGTTCTGGTGACGGAGAAGATACCGGGAACCGCACTCATCGACCAGACGGTCTCCCACCCCTTAAGCGGCGAGATTCCCATCCTTCCGGCGACGTTCGTGGACCCGGACATGGGGACCGGTATCGTCATGAGCGTTCCCGCTCACGCACCCTTCGATTACATCGCGCTCCGCGACCTCCAGCAGCAGGGGAAGTACACGTCCATCCGGCCGGTCCCGCTCATATCGGTCGAGGGTTACGGCGAGATCCCGGCCAAGGACGCGGTCGAGCGGGCGGGCATCCGCGACCAGAACGACCCGGCGATGGAGGCCCTCACCCAGGAGATCTACAGCGCCGAGTTCTCCCGCGGGAAGGTCTTCGATAAGTACGGCGGAAAGCCGGTTCGAGAGGCTCGGGACGACGTGGCGGCCCTGATGATGGAGCGCTACGGTTCCATCCCGATGTACGACTTCGACAACCGTCAGGTTATCTGCCGGTGCGGCGGCAGGGTCTTTGTGAAGATTCTCCACGACCAATGGTTCCTGGAGTACAGCGACCCCTGCTGGAAGGAGCAGGTGAAGACCCAGCTCGAACAGATGGCGCTTGTCCCGCCCGAGGTCAGGGCGGAGTTCGACCGGACGGTCGACTGGCTGAAGGACTGGGCCTGCACTCGAAGGGTGGGGCTCGGCACGAAACTCCCCTGGGACCCGACGTGGATCATCGAGCCGCTCTCCGACTCGACGATCTACATGGCCTACTACACCATCGCTCACCACTTAAAGGCCATTCCGCCGGAGAAGCTCACCCCCGCGGTCTTCGATTACATCTTCTTCGGGGAAGGGTCCCCGGAGACCATCGATAAGGAGACCCTTGACCGGATCAGGAACGAGTTCCTCTACTGGTACCCCTACGACTATCGGTTCTCGGCAAAGGACCTCATATCGAACCACCTCACGTTCCAGCTCTTCCACCACCGGGCCGTATTCCCGCCCGAACTGCAGCCGAAGGGCATGGTGGTCTTCGGCATGGGCCTCCTGAACGGGGCGAAGATGTCGTCGAGCAAGGGGAACGTCTTCCTGCTTGAGGACGCTCTCGAGGAGTTCGGTGCCGATACCGTCAGGATGTTCCTCGTCGGGAGCGCGGAGCCCTGGCAGGACTTCGATTGGCGCAACGAACTTGTCGCGTCGACCAAGAAGCAGATCGAGCGGTTCTGGAACACGATCGGGGAGGCGAAGCAGGCGGAAGGGACGACTCCCATCGACGCTTGGCTCGCAAGCAGGCTCCAGCACCGGATCGAGAGCACCACTGCGGCGCTCGATTCGTTCCAGACCCGGCAGGCGCTGCAGGAGGCGTTCTTCGGGATTGAGGCCGACCTGAAGTGGTACCGCCGCCGCCTGCCCGAGGGTCTGAGCGGCGGGGCGGTGCTGCAGGACCTCTGCCGGACGTGGGTGCGGCTGCTCGCCCCCTTCATCCCCTTCACCTGCGAGGCGCTCTGGAGCGACCTCGGCGAGAGCAATATGGTCTCGTTCGCCCCGTGGCCGGAGGTGGACGAGGCCCGGATCAACCCCGAGGTCGAGCTCGCCGAAGAACTCCTCGAGAGGACGGTCGAGGACATCGAGTCGATCTTGAAGCTCATCCCGATGGAGCCCAAATCCATCAGCCTCTTCGTCGCCCCGGCGTGGAAGCACGAGGCCTTCCGGATCATCGCCGCTTCGGCCGACAAGACGAGAGTGGTGCGGGAGATCATGCAGAACGAGGAGATGCGCAAGCGCGGCCGCGAGGCGACGGACGCGGCGAAGCAGATCACCAAACTGGTGCTGAAACTGCCGCCCGAACTCGTGGCCCAGTTGCAGGCGTCGTCCCTCGACGAGCAGGCGGTCCTCGAGGGCGCTCGGTCGTTCTTGGAGCACGAGTTCGGCGTGCCGGTGACGATCCAGAACGCCGAGGCGAGCAGGCACCCGAAGGCGTCGGGCGCCCTGCCCTTCAAGCCGGCGATTGTGATCGAGTAA